The Puntigrus tetrazona isolate hp1 chromosome 13, ASM1883169v1, whole genome shotgun sequence genome contains the following window.
TCCGGCTGCAGACGAGTCTTCATCTTCGGGCTCAGAAGACTCTGACGATGAGGAGGCCAAGAAACCGGCAGCTAAAGTTGTCCCAGTTAAACCTGCGCCAGCCAAGAAAATGGAGGCTAAAGTCAAGCCTGCTGCAAAagaatcatcatcatcatcatctagcTCTGAGTCCGAGGAAGACACACCAGCCGCAAAACCAACCCCAGCCAAAACTGCTCCTGCTAAAGCTGCTCCTCCAAAGACAACCCCTGCTAAGAAAGATTCCTCGAGTTCAGGTCAGTTGTCATCACATACATAAAGGTGCAAACATTAGCCTAATGAATCATTTACTTGCCGTGTCATTTGGTGTATGGAACACAAAGTCTACACTAACATACACACCTTTTAAACAGACTGAGAGACTATTTATGCTTTAAATCTGTTTGACAACCAGTGATGGTATTAACAGCATTATAAATGAACAGCGTTATTTTTTCCAGTATTGGGTAATCAAAAGAATTAGCGTTTCCCCCGTTACAATTCTGTTACCGACATACAATATAATTTAGGCCTATTATAGGCTAGTTCATCTTGATAAACTTTGTCACTGACGTTTTGACTCAAACACTCAAAGACAGCTACAGAGCTAGAGAGTCTTACATCAAGTGCAAAATTGACATGctacatgtaaataatattctttgttgtattttcctGTCAAAATAATGGAGTTATTACTAATCCTagtgtttaaaatttttattagttGAATTTGTAGTATCACAATTTCTTTtgatattacaattatttaaatgacaaacaatcTTAAGCACCACCACCAGTTCTAAGTTCAGtcaacaaacatacatacattcatggttatttttctaataacattttttatcataatGCTAATTAGCACAAgtttaatgttgtaaaaaataCTATGGCGATTCCATTGAGcgtttataatatttacaataatatattcaatttgtcaattcaattcaaagTGTCTCTTAAATTAtcccacagaaatattaaaatagtgtaGAATagtgtacaataaataaatgtttgttataAAGAATGTcctttttcattaattttaacaatttatattGGGGACATCCAAGGTGTTTGACACATTTGAATAGTTACTTTCTCTGGTAATTAGTTTTATAATGATGTAACTGTTACTGTTTGAGAAGTAACTATAActaattttttaaagtaatgtgcTCAAAACTGATGACAAACTATTAATATCTTATCTTTAGCCATATAATGATTATAGCATGctgaaacattaatataataaaccaTAAGAGAATGACGACATAGAGATGACATAGCAACTGCTCATAAGGTATTAAACTTCTTAAAAATAGATTCCAATAATTATACTGGAATATTAACTGGTACTTCTACTGTTAATTTACCGTATGTTAACTGAGGGCATCAAGTGCAGATgaaactgcttttaaatgtgtgtgcgATTTTAATTTGATTGAGATTCACAATTTGTACTGTGGAGTGAACGTACTTGGCACACATTTTACAAGACTAGGTGTTTATCAGTTCTGCTCAGGATCTGCAAATAATTCTCGCTCATCCAGTCACTGTAAGAGAAATTGCTTTATTGGTACTGTTATGGAACCGGTTACAGCTAGCAAGCAGCTAACCATATAACCTTTTAGTGGCTCTGTAGAACAtgttattttgtgctttttcccAGTAAGGTTTTAGTACACGCCTAACCCAGTGTGGTATATATCTGGTCCACACAGAGCTCTTATTTGACATTTGTTTGTAGTTGCAAGTCTACAGTGTGCGTGTGAGACAATACTTTCTTCTGTTGTGTTTGCCTGCTTTTAAGTGTGTTATTGGCAGTGCTTAACTCTGCTTGCATGAACCTAGATTTTATTAGCTTGGATGTTTTATCGCACACAGATTCAGACAGCTCTGAGGATGAAGCACCTGCCAAAACGGCAGCCACGTCCAAGCCTTTGAGCACTCCTAAACCTGCAGCCAAGCCCGCTGAATCCAGCTCTGATTCGGACAGCTCTTCAGATGAAGAACCTCAAAAGAAACCTGCCAGCACGCCGGTATCCAAACCTGCTGCCCCAGCAAAGCCTGCACCTGCTGCAGCCAAACCATCCGGTAAACCAGCAGAAAGCAGCTCGGACTCGGACAGCTCTTCAGAAGATGAggcaccacaaaagaaagccgCCTCCACACCAGTATCTAAACCTGCTGCCCAAGCTAAACCAGCTCCTGCAGCCAAACCGACCGGTAAACCAGCGGAAAGCAGCTCAGACTCAGACAGTTCTTCAGAAGATGAGGAACCAAAAAAGAAAGCCGCCACCACACCGGTATCTAAACCTGCTGCCAAAGCTAAACCAGCTCCTGCAGCCAAACCGACTGGTAAACCAGCGGAAAGCAGCTCAGACTCAGACAGTTCTTCAGAAGATGAGGAACCAAAAAAGAAAGCCGCCACCACACCGGTATCTAAACCTGCTGCCCAAGCTAAACCAGCTCCTGCAGCCAAACCAACCAGTAAACAAGCGGAAAGCAGCTCAGACTCAGACAGCTCTTCAGAAGATGAGGAACCGCAAAAGAAAACCCCCGCCACACCCGTATCCAAACCAGGTACCCCAAAAGCTAAACCTGCAGCTAAACCTGCTGACTCTGAATCCGACAGCTCCGACTCCGAAGACGAGTCTCCAGCTGCAAAGAAAGCCAAACCAGCAGCGGCTGCTACTACTAAGAGCCCTGCCACCGCCTCCAAAGCACCGGCTCCAGCCAGTAAGAAAGCAGCTGAGTCCAGCAGCAGTGATTCGGACAGTTCCAGTGAAGACGAGAAGAAGGTAAAAACTACTGTGACGCCCAAAGCAGCAGCAGCTAAGCCGGCCGTGACGCCAGTTAGCTCGAAGAAAGCCGAGAGCAGTAGCTCTGAATCTGACAGTTCAGAGTCTGAGAGCGAGACTAAGAAGACTCCCGCCAAACCTGCAGTCACCAACGGAAAGGCTGCAACAAAGAAAACCCCCACCTCTGCAGCAAAGAAAGCAGAGTCTTCGTCCTCGAGTGACAGCAGTTCTGATGAAGAAGAGTCGCCTAAAACCCCAGCCGTGAAGACGCCACCTGCGACTAAAGCACAGGCTGCTAAGGCCAAAGCAGAGAGCAGCTCGTCTGAGGACTCTTCATCGGAGGAAGAGGAAACAACGGCCAAGACTCCTGCCACAACAAATGGTATTTGCAATTCTCAATATACCTGATAGGAACCAGTAACATAAAAACGCCTTGCTAAGCCTGTTcttattactttaaatgtgcAGGGCTCTAGAGTGCGACCTAATTTCTCAATGGTGCGACCAAAAAAAATGATCACACCGATGCAACCGGTTCTAATGGAGGGGAAAAAGGACCTCACTGTGGTTCAACATTATTGCACACGTTAGgcaaactttaaaaacacatgcacagcCTGCGTACAGCAACACATGTCTAGCTCATTCATCCTCACTTATTTGAGTAGctatattttaaaagctttgcGGACGCGGCTGTGCGTGAGACTGAACAGAATGCAGAAGAGAGGTATACCCCGCGAAGTGATTGTGAGTAACTGTTGCTGTCATGAATGATCTTTCAGAACCAGAAGGTAATCTTCAGGTGTAGGTATTATTAATAGCAGGCCGCATGTTGCTGCTGGCCACATATTGAAGAGAGTGGCTTGACCCAGTTTTCCTGGCTAATTTTAGACTTGATGTTTTAAGCTTACATTTCAGCTCATTGAAGCACTTTAAGCACTAACACTTTTTAAGTTACCTTTCTTGTGGAATTGTTTCAAAAACTTCTGTTAAATGCAGTGCGGTAAAACTTTAGTGCACCTAACTTTTTGTGCTGGTGCATAACTTGCTGTGGTGTTCTGTAAATCAAGAATGCATTTAGTAGTGCATGTTCACATAGAAAAACAATTGAGGTGCCactatgttttaaattaaagtccTTTCTCACGCACCATTTACCGGACGGGTCAAATCAACACACTCAGATTAGCTTGGAACAGAGGCCATCATGCCTGGTTAGGGCACGGTGTCATGCCTCCGCATCAGTGTAATATTGTTGGTATTATCTTCTAAAGAGCTTTGCCTTCGGCACCATTGTAAACCACTTGCATTTGCTTTTTCGCCTTCTCTCCACTGATCACAGGCATAAAGAGCaaacaaaaagggaaaaagGAAGAAGCAACACCCAAGAACACAAAAATCGCAACCTCCACACCTCAGACTTTTCCCAGAACCAAACAGAAGGTAAAGAGTTGATTTTGAGCATgcttgtatttatgtatttaaataaaaaaaatgtacagtgcaTATTCAAACACACCCAAGGGTCAAACTGGGAACCTGGACATGGGCTATTCTAGTTCCAGGCCAGACGTGACCTGGAAGTTACACTGTTTATATGCCAGTATTTGTTGATCCAGCGACTACTGCTTTTCATACAAGCGGCAGCGGTGCTTTACATCCTTTAAATGATGATATTCATTTTAGGCAAATTATCACTTAACTCACAATCTGTTCCAAACTCAAGACATTTGTTACATCGTCACTTGtttcaaaaaataaagttagtGATTACTTTTTAGGCATAGCAATCCAAATTACTCAAGCCGTTTGATCCTTTGATCAGAATTGTCTCTTAAAGGGGTAGAGCGACATCACCCCCTGATTTGCATATGTAGTGTCATTAATGGTGAAAGCATTCTTAGGCTGGTCATagctttttaaattcagttatgAAAAGATAATTTCCTCTTTGGTGCCTCCATTTATAACTTTttcttcagatttttatttgaaaatgtttgtttgggtGCAATGAGCTTTTGCCTCTTCAAAAGTTATGAACTTTAGATGCTTTAGATGAGGCAAAAGCTCCTTATTCCACTCAGTGGAACCCAGTTCCCAGTGTAGAACGCTTCACACCACTCCGTTTGCTTATGCACTTGTGCTTAAAGgtattttctgtctttctgttgtGACATGTAAAGGAAAGCAATGCTCCTTTCCGTAGAGTAAGAGACGAGGAGATTGATGTGGACCCTCGCTTTGCAGACAATTCATTCGACGCGAAGGTAAGACGATAAACGTGAATGCATATTAGGTCAGTGTTTATGTAATTAGTCTTTGCACGTATATTGCTTTAAATCATTTGATTCTTGTTTACTTCTAGATGGGAGCCAACGGTGACTGGGGCCAGCAGGCCAACAACATGCTTAAATTTACTAGGGGCAAATCTTTCCGGCATGAGAAGACCAAGAAGAAGCGTGGCAGTTACAGAGGCGGTGCAATCTCCACCTCAGTGAACTCCATTAAGTTTGAAAGTGACTGAGATCACAAACTAAGGAATCTCTGAACTTTCCATGTCTGTCCTGTGATGCTATATCAACTCCAGCAAGCACTGTTCTCTAGCAATCCCGTCTACCCTCTACTGCAGACATGGGCCGGGATTGACTGAAGAAAGCAGGAATAGAGGGGGTTGAGGTGtacctgttttttgtttttctttttactcgCTCGTTTTCATGCAGTTAAACACGGTGCTCACATGGTGGCGCCAATTCATTGCGTTTAGCCATTTTGATTAGCTTGTATGTAAAATATGGTTTTGGCTTCACTGTAAAATCTTAAAGCTGGCTTGACGAATTATGGACGGTTCTAACAGGTAATTGTTAATATACTAGAAGtggaattttctttttattatcattgtcAAAGAAATATCATTATGGTTTTGTTAACATTATGAGCCTATCCATGTATCTTGAGCCTGGTGACTTGTCTGATTTGAAGAAGCTATGTAGTTAATGACTCCGCCCACTTCTGTTTGACAGACACTGTAAGACCTCCCTTAAAATAACGAGTGAATCATCCtcattcagttttagttttaatcttTTATGGTTTCATATCTATGTTACGTGAGATTTTGTAATTTGATCTCCTTTATGATCAGTCTAAtataactgtaattaaaacTCGGACTGAAACGCaactgtttgtctgtttttaattaaatttgctCTGTCAAAAGCCCAACTGTGCCCCGTTCAATTTTGTATGAGGGTTGCCGAAAAGTTGTCTAccaataaacaattttaatccATGTTTATGAAATGTTACAAGTTAGTAACAAGTTCCTAGTCCACAGGCTTGCTCACTGAACTCTTATTTGAATAGACCTACCTGAAGTTATGAAGATCACAGCCAttgtcattataattttttcatgttaatttgtattgtttttttcaaatgcatggAAGTGTTGCGTTTCCTGCTGTTAGGTTATAGTATTCTCTCCAGGcaataattaatcacaattaatgaAAAGTATCCAGATGTTCTTATATCTAGTGTTTTCTACTTTtcaatacaaaacatatttcttaTGACAACGTAGTGGCTATGTTTATGGATTATGTCACTGGCTCC
Protein-coding sequences here:
- the nolc1 gene encoding nucleolar and coiled-body phosphoprotein 1 isoform X2, encoding MAQDGAVPSDLYQHVYSFLVDNKFAKAAKEFLKQAKVKPQDQNEDSLVDIFSFWVKSPETKKRKAVTTGPAAVNGPSAKKAKKDAESSSSEESSSEEEAAAPAKKAVKAPAPKKPVSVAAKKRSSSEDSSDSEDEAPAKPAAKKPVALKPAVQPAAPARKKDTSSSSEESDSDEEPAKTPAAGAKAKSVAGKPKPASTPVSAAQKKQDSSSSEDSSSDSEEEAPAKTAVKAAVPVKTPPAKPTAPAESSSEESSSDEDDAPPTKKTKIGQFSAVPPPKSLTAAAKAPAAPVKTATPKASAKNDSSSSDSSDSSSEDEAKKPAAKAAPAKAAPAKTAAKKVAPAKKKDSSSDSSSSDSEDEAAKKPAVKVTPAKAESTPAKGAKATPAKVTPAADESSSSGSEDSDDEEAKKPAAKVVPVKPAPAKKMEAKVKPAAKESSSSSSSSESEEDTPAAKPTPAKTAPAKAAPPKTTPAKKDSSSSDSDSSEDEAPAKTAATSKPLSTPKPAAKPAESSSDSDSSSDEEPQKKPASTPVSKPAAPAKPAPAAAKPSGKPAESSSDSDSSSEDEAPQKKAASTPVSKPAAQAKPAPAAKPTGKPAESSSDSDSSSEDEEPKKKAATTPVSKPAAKAKPAPAAKPTGKPAESSSDSDSSSEDEEPKKKAATTPVSKPAAQAKPAPAAKPTSKQAESSSDSDSSSEDEEPQKKTPATPVSKPGTPKAKPAAKPADSESDSSDSEDESPAAKKAKPAAAATTKSPATASKAPAPASKKAAESSSSDSDSSSEDEKKVKTTVTPKAAAAKPAVTPVSSKKAESSSSESDSSESESETKKTPAKPAVTNGKAATKKTPTSAAKKAESSSSSDSSSDEEESPKTPAVKTPPATKAQAAKAKAESSSSEDSSSEEEETTAKTPATTNGIKSKQKGKKEEATPKNTKIATSTPQTFPRTKQKESNAPFRRVRDEEIDVDPRFADNSFDAKMGANGDWGQQANNMLKFTRGKSFRHEKTKKKRGSYRGGAISTSVNSIKFESD
- the nolc1 gene encoding nucleolar and coiled-body phosphoprotein 1 isoform X1, translating into MAQDGAVPSDLYQHVYSFLVDNKFAKAAKEFLKQAKVKPQDQNEDSLVDIFSFWVKSPETKKRKAVTTGPAAVNGPSAKKAKKDAESSSSEESSSEEEAAAPAKKAVKAKAPAPKKPVSVAAKKRSSSEDSSDSEDEAPAKPAAKKPVALKPAVQPAAPARKKDTSSSSEESDSDEEPAKTPAAGAKAKSVAGKPKPASTPVSAAQKKQDSSSSEDSSSDSEEEAPAKTAVKAAVPVKTPPAKPTAPAESSSEESSSDEDDAPPTKKTKIGQFSAVPPPKSLTAAAKAPAAPVKTATPKASAKNDSSSSDSSDSSSEDEAKKPAAKAAPAKAAPAKTAAKKVAPAKKKDSSSDSSSSDSEDEAAKKPAVKVTPAKAESTPAKGAKATPAKVTPAADESSSSGSEDSDDEEAKKPAAKVVPVKPAPAKKMEAKVKPAAKESSSSSSSSESEEDTPAAKPTPAKTAPAKAAPPKTTPAKKDSSSSDSDSSEDEAPAKTAATSKPLSTPKPAAKPAESSSDSDSSSDEEPQKKPASTPVSKPAAPAKPAPAAAKPSGKPAESSSDSDSSSEDEAPQKKAASTPVSKPAAQAKPAPAAKPTGKPAESSSDSDSSSEDEEPKKKAATTPVSKPAAKAKPAPAAKPTGKPAESSSDSDSSSEDEEPKKKAATTPVSKPAAQAKPAPAAKPTSKQAESSSDSDSSSEDEEPQKKTPATPVSKPGTPKAKPAAKPADSESDSSDSEDESPAAKKAKPAAAATTKSPATASKAPAPASKKAAESSSSDSDSSSEDEKKVKTTVTPKAAAAKPAVTPVSSKKAESSSSESDSSESESETKKTPAKPAVTNGKAATKKTPTSAAKKAESSSSSDSSSDEEESPKTPAVKTPPATKAQAAKAKAESSSSEDSSSEEEETTAKTPATTNGIKSKQKGKKEEATPKNTKIATSTPQTFPRTKQKESNAPFRRVRDEEIDVDPRFADNSFDAKMGANGDWGQQANNMLKFTRGKSFRHEKTKKKRGSYRGGAISTSVNSIKFESD
- the nolc1 gene encoding nucleolar and coiled-body phosphoprotein 1 isoform X3; the encoded protein is MAQDGAVPSDLYQHVYSFLVDNKFAKAAKEFLKQAKVKPQDQNEDSLVDIFSFWVKSPETKKRKAVTTGPAAVNGPSAKKAKKDAESSSSEESSSEEEAAAPAKKAVKAKAPAPKKPVSVAAKKRSSSEDSSDSEDEAPAKPAAKKPVALKPAVQPAAPARKKDTSSSSEESDSDEEPAKTPAAGAKAKSVAGKPKPASTPVSAAQKKQDSSSSEDSSSDSEEEAPAKTAVKAAVPVKTPPAKPTAPAESSSEESSSDEDDAPPTKKTKIGQFSAVPPPKSLTAAAKAPAAPVKTATPKASAKNDSSSSDSSDSSSEDEAKKPAAKAAPAKAAPAKTAAKKVAPAKKKDSSSDSSSSDSEDEAAKKPAVKVTPAKAESTPAKGAKATPAKVTPAADESSSSGSEDSDDEEAKKPAAKVVPVKPAPAKKMEAKVKPAAKESSSSSSSSESEEDTPAAKPTPAKTAPAKAAPPKTTPAKKDSSSSDSDSSEDEAPAKTAATSKPLSTPKPAAKPAESSSDSDSSSDEEPQKKPASTPVSKPAAPAKPAPAAAKPSGKPAESSSDSDSSSEDEAPQKKAASTPVSKPAAQAKPAPAAKPTGKPAESSSDSDSSSEDEEPKKKAATTPVSKPAAKAKPAPAAKPTGKPAESSSDSDSSSEDEEPKKKAATTPVSKPAAQAKPAPAAKPTSKQAESSSDSDSSSEDEEPQKKTPATPVSKPGTPKAKPAAKPADSESDSSDSEDESPAAKKAKPAAAATTKSPATASKAPAPASKKAAESSSSDSDSSSEDEKKVKTTVTPKAAAAKPAVTPVSSKKAESSSSESDSSESESETKKTPAKPAVTNGKAATKKTPTSAAKKAESSSSSDSSSDEEESPKTPAVKTPPATKAQAAKAKAESSSSEDSSSEEEETTAKTPATTNGIKSKQKGKKEEATPKNTKIATSTPQTFPRTKQKSKRRGD